The Streptomyces racemochromogenes DNA segment AGCGTCCAGCCCTTGACCGTCTGCGCCAGGATCACCGTCGGCTGGCCCTTGTGGGCCTTGGCGGCCGCGTACGCGGCGTAGACCTTCTTGTGGTCGTGACCGCCGCGGCCCAGGTGCTGGATCTGCTGGTCGGTCATGTTCTCGACCATCGCGCGCAGCCGCTGGTCGCCGCCGAAGAAGTGCTCCCGGATGTACGCGCCCGACTCGGTGGCGTACGTCTGGAACTGCCCGTCGGGGGTCGAGTTCATCTTGTTGACCAGGATGCCGTCGCGGTCCTGCGCCAGCAGCGGGTCCCAGGAGCGGTCCCAGATCAGCTTGATGACGTTCCAGCCGGCCCCGCGGAAGATCGACTCCAGCTCCTGGATGATCTTGCCGTTGCCGCGCACCGGGCCGTCGAGGCGCTGGAGGTTGCAGTTCACGACGAAGGTCAGGTTGTCCAGGCCCTCGCGCGCCGCCAGCGACAGCTGGCCCAGCGACTCCGGCTCGTCCATCTCGCCGTCGCCGAGGTACGCCCAAACGTGGGACTTGGAGGTGTCCGCGATCCCGCGCGCCTCCATGTACCGGTTCATCCGCGCCTGGTAGATCGCCCCGAGCGGGCCGAGGCCCATCGAGACCGTCGGGAACTCCCAGAAGTCCGGCATCAGCCGCGGGTGCGGGTAGCTGGACAGGCCGTGCGGGGCCTTCGACTTCTCCTGCCGGAACGAGTCGAGCTGCTGCTCGGAGAGCCGGTCCAGGAGGTAGGCGCGGGCGTAGATGCCCGGGGAGGCGTGGCCCTGGAAGAAGATCTGGTCGCCGCCGTCGCCCTCGTCCTTGCCCCGGAAGAAGTGGTTGAAGCCCACGTCGTAGAGGGAGGCGGAGGAGGCGAACGTGGCGATGTGGCCGCCGACGCCGATTCCCGGGCGCTGGGCGCGGGAGACCATGACCGCGGCGTTCCAGCGGGTCGCGTTCAGGACCTTGCGCTCGATCTCCTCGTTCCCGGGGAAGAACGGCTCGTCCTTGGTGGCGATGGTGTTGACGTAGTCCGTGCTGCGCATCTCCGGAACGGCCACGCGCTTCTCGCGGGCCCGCTCGATCAGCCGCAGCATCAGGTAGCGGGCGCGCTCGCGGCCCCGCTCGTCGACCGCGGCGTCGAGGGAGTCGAGCCACTCCTTCGTCTCCTCCGGATCGAAGTCCGGGACCTGGCTCGGAAGACCGCCAATGATGATCGGGTTGCGATCGGATGCGGAAGCCACGCTGTTCCTTCGCTGTCGGGGGAGTCGTGCCCTGGGTCGCCGCCTCCCATGGTCTTACGCCCGGCCCGAATCTTCACCTCTACCACTGGGTAACACCTCGAGCGGCGAAGGAGCGGCCGGTGTGCCCTGGCCGGCTGCCGGGCCGAATCGCAACCTTACGCCCAAGGCGATCACCCGGATCGTAAGGACGTTCGTCGCTCAAACAGGTAGGAAAGTCCTCATGCGATGCCGAATGAGCTGGAATGGTGTGGGATGAATCACCGGTGGTCCATCAGGGAAGCCTGAAAGTTGCGGCGAGACGGCCGTAATCGTCACCGTTTAGACGGTCTCGGCGGCCGGGTACTTGCGCGATCCGCCGCGCCCGTGTGGACTACGCCCAATGCTGCGCGTACGCGCGCCGCCGAAAGACATTCACCGAACATGAGCAGGAGGCACCCCGTGAGCGCGACCGCGGACCACGCGGAGAGCCTGGCCGCCCGGCTGGGTTTCCAGTCCGAACAGGTGGTCCAGGAGATCGGCTACGACGAGGACGTCGATCAGGAATTCCGTGACGCCGTCGAGAAGCTCGTCAGCGAGCTCGCCGACGAGGAATACGACGACGTCGCCGACGCGGTGCTGTTGTGGTTCCGCGACGAGGACGGCGATCTGACGGACGCCCTGGTCGATGCGACCGAGCTGGTCGAGGACGGCGCACTGATCCTGCTGCTGACCCCCAAGACGGGCCGTGACGGATACATCGAGGCCAGCGACATCAGCGAGGCCGCCGAGACGGCCGGACTGTCGCTCGCCAAGGGCGGCCCCGTCGGCAAGGAGTGGACCTCCACCAAGCTGGTGACGCCGAAGGCGGCCAAGTCCAAGCGCTGATCTGCGCCCCGCAGCCAAGCGGAACGCACACCCCGCCGACCGGGACTCCCCGGCCGGCGGGGTGTGCGCGTTCAGGGACCGGGCGCCGGCGCGGGCGGCGCGGGCGGTACGTCCCCGCGGCCGCCGGCGCGGGCGGCGCTTCCGGCGCGCCGCTGCGGTCCGCCCCGCGGGGGCGGGCCGTAGGCTGGGTCTCACCCGAACGGCCCCGTGCGGGGACGCAGGAAACGAAGGGATGCGAGAGATGGCGATCGAGGTCGGACACAAGGCCCCGGACTTCGAGCTCAAGGACAACCACGGCGCCACCGTGAGGCTCTCCGACTTCCGCGGCGAGAAGGCCGTGGTGCTGCTCTTCTACCCCTTCGCCTTCACCGGCGTCTGCACGGGTGAGCTGTGCGAGCTGCGCGACCAGCTGCCCCGCTTCCAGAACGACGACGTGCAGCTGCTGGCCGTCTCCAACGACTCGGTCCCGACCCTGCGCGTCTTCGCCGAGCAGGAGGGCCTGGAGTACCCGCTGCTGTCCGACTTCTGGCCGCACGGCGAGACCTCCCGCGCCTACGGCGTCTTCGACGAGGACAAGGGCTGCGCCGTCCGCGGCACCTTCGTCATCGACAAGGACGGCATCGTGCGCTGGACCGTCGTCAACGGCCTGCCCGACGCGCGTGACCTGAACGAGTACATCAAGGCCCTCGACAGCCTCTGAGGCGCCCCGACGGCTCCCGTACCGGGCCGGAGCCGGCCCGTGAGCGGACCCGTCCTCGGCTTCCGCACGAAAACCGCCTGTGGGCGGGAACCCGTCACTAGGATCGAACCGTTGATCCGGTAGCAACGCACGACGGGGCCCCGCCCCATACGAATACCAATGGAGGACCCGTGGGAGTCAGCCTCAGCAAGGGCGGCAACGTCTCGCTGACCAAGGCCGCGCCTAACCTGACGGCGGTCATCGTCGGTCTGGGCTGGGACGCTCGCACCACCACCGGTGTCGACTTCGACCTCGACGCCAGCGCGATCCTGACCAACGACCAGGGCAAGGTCGCCAACGACTCGAACTTCGTGTTCTTCAACAACCTGAAGAGCCCGGACGGGTCGGTCGAGCACACCGGTGACAACACCACCGGCGAGGGCGAGGGCGACGACGAGGCCATCAAGGTCAACCTCGCCGGCGTCCCGGGCGACGTCGCCAAGATCGTCTTCCCGGTCTCGATCTACGAGGCCGAGACCCGCCAGCAGAGCTTCGGCCAGGTCCGCAACGCCTACATCCGCGTCGTGAACCAGGCCGACAACACCGAGCTCGCCCGCTACGACCTCTCCGAGGACGCCTCGACCGAGACCGCCATGGTCTTCGGCGAGCTGTACCGCAACGGCGCCGAGTGGAAGTTCCGCGCCATCGGCCAGGGCTACGCCTCGGGTCTGCGCGGCATCGCGCAGGACTTCGGCGTCAACGTCTGAGCCGAAACCCCAGAGCAGTTCGTCCGTCCGGCGCCGTGCACCCCTGTGTACGGCGCCGGACCGGCTTTGCCACCATGAGCGGGTGGCTCGGCCACCACCATCACGTCGTCCGGGGAGGACCACATCATGGGCGTCACACTCGCCAAGGGGGGCAACGTCTCGCTGTCCAAGGCCGCACCGAACCTCACCCGGGTTCTGGTCGGACTGGGATGGGACGCGCGCTCGACCACGGGGGCGGACTTCGACCTCGACGCCAGCGCACTGCTGTGCAACAGCGGCCGGGTGCTGGGGGACGAGTACTTCGTCTTCTACAACAACCTCAAGAGCCCCGAGGGCTCCGTCGAACACACTGGGGACAACCTCACCGGCGAGGGTGAAGGCGACGACGAGTCGATCATCATCGACCTCACGAAGGTCCCCGCCCAGGTCGACAAGATCGTCTTCCCGGTCTCGATCCACGAGGCGGACTCCCGCCGGCAGAGCTTCGGCCAGGTGAGCAACGCCTTCATCCGCGTGGTGAACATGGCCGACGACCAGGAACTCGCCCGCTACGACCTGACCGAGGACGCCTCCAGCGAGACCGCGATGATCTTCGGCGAGGTCTACCGGTACGGGGGTGAGTGGAAGTTCCGTGCGGTAGGACAGGGGTACGCGTCGGGGCTGCGGGGCATCGCTCTAGACTTCGGGGTCAACGTTTCGTAAAGCCGTACAAGACGATGGGGTGCCAGTGGTTCTCAAAACCTTCGGCTGGTCGTTCGCAGTCACTGCGCTCGGTCTGGTCGCAGCGGTGTTCTACGGGGGGTGGACCGCTTTTGGGATCGTGGCGATCCTGTCCGTCCTCGAAATCTCGCTGTCCTTCGACAACGCGGTGGTCAACGCCGGAATCCTGAAGAAGATGAACGCCTTCTGGCAGAAGATCTTCCTCACGGTCGGCGTTCTCATCGCCGTGTTCGGCATGCGGCTGGTCTTCCCCGTCGTCATCGTGGCGATCAGCGCCAAGATCGGGCCCATCGAGGCCGTCAATCTGGCGTTGACCGACAAGGAGATGTACGAGCAGCTGGTGACGGACGCCCATCCGTCCATCGCCGCCTTCGGCGGGATGTTCCTGCTGATGATCTTCCTCGACTTCATCTTCGAGGACCGCGACATCAAGTGGCTCGCCTGGCTGGAGCGCCCGCTCGCCAAGCTCGGCAAGATCGACATGCTGTCGGCGTGCATCGCGCTGATCGTCCTCGTGATCACCTCGATGACCTTCGCCGCCCACGCCCACCAGCACGGCGGCGTCCACGTCGACAAGGCGCAGACCGTCCTGGTCTCCGGCGTCCTCGGCCTGATCACCTACATGATCGTCGGCGGTCTCTCCGGCTACTTCGAGAACAAGCTCGAAGAAGAGGAAGAGGCCGAGCACGAGGCCGAGGAGGAGGCCAAGAAGACCGGCAAGCCCGTCTCGGCCGTCGCCATGGCCGGCAAGGCCGCGTTCTTCATGTTCCTCTACCTCGAGGTCCTCGACGCCTCCTTCTCCTTCGACGGAGTCATCGGCGCCTTCGCCATCACCAACGACATCGTGCTCATGGCCCTCGGCCTCGGCATCGGTGCCATGTACGTCCGCTCGCTCACGGTCTACCTGGTCCGCCAGGGCACCCTCGACGACTACGTCTACCTGGAGCACGGCGCGCACTACGCGATCGGCGCCCTCGCCGTGATCCTGCTCGTCACCATCCAGTACGAGATCAACGAGGTCATCACCGGCCTCGTCGGCGTCGTGCTCATCGCCTGGTCCTTCTGGTCCTCCGTGCGCCGCAACAAGCGGCTGGAGGCCGAGGGCGGAGAGAGCCCCGCGGAGGTCGGTGCCGGGGTGTGACCCGGCGCTGATTGCGGAACGCTTCCAGTAACGACGGGGCGGCCGCGCGGATCCACTGGACCGCGCGGCCGCCTCGCCGCATTCTCCGCTGCACGGACCGACCTGGGGGGTTGGAACATGGGGTTCTTCGACGGGATCAGGGGCGCTCGCGCC contains these protein-coding regions:
- a CDS encoding DUF475 domain-containing protein — translated: MVLKTFGWSFAVTALGLVAAVFYGGWTAFGIVAILSVLEISLSFDNAVVNAGILKKMNAFWQKIFLTVGVLIAVFGMRLVFPVVIVAISAKIGPIEAVNLALTDKEMYEQLVTDAHPSIAAFGGMFLLMIFLDFIFEDRDIKWLAWLERPLAKLGKIDMLSACIALIVLVITSMTFAAHAHQHGGVHVDKAQTVLVSGVLGLITYMIVGGLSGYFENKLEEEEEAEHEAEEEAKKTGKPVSAVAMAGKAAFFMFLYLEVLDASFSFDGVIGAFAITNDIVLMALGLGIGAMYVRSLTVYLVRQGTLDDYVYLEHGAHYAIGALAVILLVTIQYEINEVITGLVGVVLIAWSFWSSVRRNKRLEAEGGESPAEVGAGV
- a CDS encoding DUF3052 domain-containing protein; this encodes MSATADHAESLAARLGFQSEQVVQEIGYDEDVDQEFRDAVEKLVSELADEEYDDVADAVLLWFRDEDGDLTDALVDATELVEDGALILLLTPKTGRDGYIEASDISEAAETAGLSLAKGGPVGKEWTSTKLVTPKAAKSKR
- a CDS encoding TerD family protein, with translation MGVTLAKGGNVSLSKAAPNLTRVLVGLGWDARSTTGADFDLDASALLCNSGRVLGDEYFVFYNNLKSPEGSVEHTGDNLTGEGEGDDESIIIDLTKVPAQVDKIVFPVSIHEADSRRQSFGQVSNAFIRVVNMADDQELARYDLTEDASSETAMIFGEVYRYGGEWKFRAVGQGYASGLRGIALDFGVNVS
- a CDS encoding TerD family protein, which produces MGVSLSKGGNVSLTKAAPNLTAVIVGLGWDARTTTGVDFDLDASAILTNDQGKVANDSNFVFFNNLKSPDGSVEHTGDNTTGEGEGDDEAIKVNLAGVPGDVAKIVFPVSIYEAETRQQSFGQVRNAYIRVVNQADNTELARYDLSEDASTETAMVFGELYRNGAEWKFRAIGQGYASGLRGIAQDFGVNV
- a CDS encoding peroxiredoxin, yielding MAIEVGHKAPDFELKDNHGATVRLSDFRGEKAVVLLFYPFAFTGVCTGELCELRDQLPRFQNDDVQLLAVSNDSVPTLRVFAEQEGLEYPLLSDFWPHGETSRAYGVFDEDKGCAVRGTFVIDKDGIVRWTVVNGLPDARDLNEYIKALDSL